The Micavibrio sp. TMED2 genome has a window encoding:
- a CDS encoding glycerol-3-phosphate dehydrogenase, with translation MTDTKNDFDILIIGGGINGAGIARDAVGRGYSVCLVEKADLGGATSAWSTKLIHGGLRYLEQYEFRLVREALIERERLWAMAPHIIRPIRFVLPLHKQMRPAWLIRLGLFLYDNIGGRKLLPATTKVDLAEGPLGAGLLPIFQRGFEYSDAQVDDSRLTLLNARDAAARGAVVNTRTAVAKVTESADGGWSADLQRADGVIETVSARMVVNAAGPWVDTVLRDCFGRNNPDNLRLVQGSHLIVKRLFQHDRAFIFQQPDGRIVFAIPYHHDYTLIGTTDHDVTDPASCRATDGEIDYLLEAINAYIEQPLSRADIVSTYAGVRALYKDGAAKAQETTRDYVLALDKAAKQPLLNVFGGKLTTYRKLAESALEHIEDKLGARGKPWTGGATLPGGKLPPQGIADAEAKLVASYPFLDTQTVRRLIYQYGSEAGEVLGKADALDDLGVDFGHGLSEREVRWMMANEWAVTAEDILWRRSKLGLKFSVEQVQALESFMAAAAQ, from the coding sequence ATGACTGATACCAAAAATGATTTCGATATTCTGATCATCGGCGGCGGGATCAACGGTGCCGGTATTGCCCGTGATGCGGTTGGCCGGGGCTACAGCGTCTGTCTGGTCGAGAAAGCTGATCTCGGCGGGGCCACCTCTGCCTGGTCGACCAAGCTGATCCATGGCGGGCTGCGCTATCTCGAGCAATATGAGTTCCGGTTGGTGCGGGAAGCACTGATTGAACGTGAACGGCTCTGGGCCATGGCGCCGCATATCATCCGTCCGATCCGTTTTGTTCTGCCATTGCACAAACAGATGCGCCCGGCCTGGCTGATCCGGCTCGGCCTGTTCCTCTATGACAATATCGGCGGGCGCAAGCTGTTGCCTGCAACAACTAAGGTCGATCTGGCTGAGGGGCCGCTGGGTGCGGGCTTGCTGCCGATTTTTCAGCGCGGTTTTGAATATTCCGATGCGCAGGTTGATGACAGCCGCCTGACGCTCCTGAATGCCCGGGATGCGGCGGCGCGCGGTGCCGTGGTGAACACCCGAACGGCGGTGGCTAAAGTGACGGAAAGCGCCGATGGCGGCTGGTCTGCGGATTTGCAGCGTGCTGACGGCGTGATTGAAACCGTCTCGGCCCGCATGGTGGTCAATGCCGCCGGTCCATGGGTGGATACGGTGCTGCGTGATTGCTTTGGTCGCAACAACCCGGACAATCTGCGGTTGGTTCAGGGCAGTCACCTGATCGTCAAACGCCTGTTCCAGCATGACCGTGCCTTCATCTTCCAGCAGCCGGATGGACGCATTGTCTTCGCCATTCCCTACCACCATGACTACACGCTGATTGGTACCACCGATCATGATGTTACCGATCCGGCATCCTGCCGCGCGACGGACGGGGAAATCGACTATCTGCTGGAGGCCATCAACGCCTATATCGAGCAGCCCCTGAGCCGGGCCGATATTGTCTCAACCTATGCCGGTGTTCGCGCACTCTATAAGGATGGTGCGGCCAAGGCGCAGGAGACCACGCGCGATTATGTGCTGGCACTCGACAAGGCGGCGAAACAGCCGCTGCTCAATGTGTTTGGCGGCAAACTGACCACCTATCGCAAGCTGGCAGAATCTGCACTTGAGCATATCGAGGACAAACTCGGCGCGCGCGGTAAGCCGTGGACCGGTGGCGCAACATTGCCGGGCGGCAAGCTGCCACCCCAGGGCATTGCCGATGCCGAGGCAAAGCTGGTGGCAAGTTACCCGTTTCTGGACACGCAAACGGTGCGCCGCCTGATCTATCAGTATGGCTCAGAGGCCGGTGAGGTGCTGGGCAAGGCTGATGCTCTCGACGACCTCGGTGTCGATTTCGGCCATGGGTTGAGCGAGCGGGAGGTCCGCTGGATGATGGCCAATGAATGGGCGGTGACAGCCGAAGATATCCTGTGGCGTCGCTCGAAGCTGGGACTGAAGTTCTCGGTCGAGCAGGTGCAGGCGCTGGAGAGCTTCATGGCCGCCGCGGCTCAATAA
- a CDS encoding glycerol kinase: protein MSGHVLAIDQGTTSSRAIVFNDRYRPVGVGQAEFTQHYPKSGWVEHDADEIWQTTLDTIKTAIAKAGVDSSEIAAVGITNQRETVVIWDRETGEPIHRALVWQDRRTAETCQKLKADGHEADVTARTGLLLDPYFSATKIAWVLDHVEGARARAEAGELAFGTVDSWLIWNLTGGKAHVTDITNASRTCLFNITEQAWDETMLDLFRVPRAMLPDVLDCDGEFGTCETALFGAALPIRGVAGDQQAATIGQACFQPGMIKSTYGTGCFILMNTGDKPVFSEHRLLSTIAYRFGGKTAYGLEGSIFVAGAAVQWLRDGLGIISDASQSGELAAKADPEQHVYLVPAFTGLGAPHWDADARGALFGLTRATGPAELCRAALDSVCHQTADLLEAMAQDSGQASIPVLRVDGGMVASDWTMQRLADLIDTDVDRPVVLETTALGAAWLAGQAVGVWPNAEGFADSWALDRRFEAELGADARQQDRALWADAVRRTLSDN from the coding sequence ATGTCCGGCCATGTGCTTGCCATCGATCAGGGAACAACCTCGTCCCGTGCCATCGTCTTCAACGACCGGTATCGCCCGGTTGGCGTGGGGCAGGCGGAGTTCACCCAGCATTACCCGAAATCCGGTTGGGTCGAGCATGATGCCGATGAGATATGGCAGACCACGCTCGACACCATCAAAACGGCCATTGCCAAGGCCGGTGTCGATAGCAGCGAGATTGCCGCCGTCGGGATCACCAATCAGCGCGAAACGGTTGTCATCTGGGATCGTGAAACCGGTGAGCCGATCCATCGGGCGCTGGTCTGGCAGGACCGTCGCACCGCCGAGACCTGCCAGAAGCTGAAAGCCGATGGCCATGAGGCAGATGTGACGGCCAGAACCGGCCTGTTGCTCGATCCCTATTTCTCGGCCACCAAGATTGCCTGGGTGCTCGACCATGTGGAGGGCGCACGGGCGCGGGCAGAGGCGGGGGAACTCGCCTTCGGTACGGTGGACAGTTGGCTGATCTGGAACCTGACCGGTGGCAAGGCCCATGTGACCGACATTACCAATGCGAGCCGTACCTGCCTGTTCAACATTACCGAACAGGCTTGGGATGAGACCATGCTCGACCTGTTCCGGGTGCCGCGCGCCATGCTGCCGGACGTGCTCGATTGCGATGGTGAGTTCGGTACTTGTGAAACCGCGCTGTTTGGTGCCGCACTGCCTATTCGCGGTGTTGCCGGGGACCAGCAGGCGGCGACAATCGGGCAGGCCTGTTTCCAGCCCGGCATGATCAAATCAACCTATGGTACCGGCTGCTTTATCCTGATGAATACCGGGGACAAACCGGTGTTTTCCGAGCACCGCTTGTTATCGACCATCGCCTATCGTTTCGGTGGCAAGACCGCCTATGGCCTCGAAGGCTCGATCTTTGTTGCCGGGGCGGCGGTGCAGTGGTTGCGTGATGGACTTGGCATCATTTCTGATGCGTCCCAGTCCGGCGAGTTGGCGGCCAAGGCCGATCCCGAGCAACATGTCTATCTGGTCCCGGCCTTCACCGGTCTGGGCGCACCCCATTGGGACGCCGATGCCCGTGGCGCGCTGTTCGGTCTGACTCGCGCTACCGGCCCCGCCGAGCTGTGTCGGGCGGCTCTTGATTCCGTTTGTCACCAGACCGCCGATCTGCTGGAGGCCATGGCGCAGGATTCCGGGCAGGCCTCGATCCCCGTACTGCGGGTCGATGGCGGCATGGTGGCATCGGACTGGACCATGCAACGGCTGGCCGATCTCATCGATACCGATGTCGACCGTCCGGTGGTGCTGGAGACCACGGCGCTTGGTGCCGCATGGCTGGCCGGGCAGGCGGTCGGGGTCTGGCCGAATGCCGAGGGGTTTGCCGACAGCTGGGCACTCGACCGGCGTTTTGAGGCGGAGTTAGGTGCTGATGCGCGGCAGCAGGATCGGGCGCTCTGGGCCGATGCGGTGCGCCGGACTCTCAGCGATAACTGA
- a CDS encoding translational GTPase TypA: MDLRNIAIIAHVDHGKTTLVDQLLRQSGAFRDNQQVAERAMDSNDLERERGITILAKATSVEWENYRVNIVDTPGHADFGGEVERILSMVDGAILLVDAAEGPLPQTKFVVGKALAQGIRPIVVINKVDRGDARPDEVLDEVFDLFSALDADEDQLDFPYLFASGRDGWADDSLEGPRENLDALFKLVTKHVPAPNVDKNAPFALIGTLMSSDPYLGRLITGRVASGVLKPNMAVKALSREGALIENGRVAKILAFRNLQQQPVDEAEAGDIVTIAGLPKAGVADTICDPSVTEALYAQPIDPPTMAMTFAVNDSPLAGTEGDKVTSRVIRDRLMREAEGNVALRVTETDQKDAFEVAGRGELQLAVLIETMRREGYELSISRPRVLFKEEDGQRMEPVEEVIIDVDEEHSGTVVQKISERKGELQEMRPSGGGKQRLVFHAPSRGLIGYLSEFLSDTRGTGIMNRLFHEYQPYKGPIGSRHTGVLVSNDNGEAVAYALWNLEDRGPMLIDPGVKVYEGMIIGEHTRGNDLDVNVLKGKKLTNVRASGTDDAVRLTPPKKLSLEAALSYINDDELVEVTPQTIRLRKRYLDPNVRKRMSKQMAEAG; this comes from the coding sequence ATGGACCTGCGCAATATTGCGATCATCGCCCACGTCGACCACGGCAAAACCACCCTCGTCGACCAACTCCTGCGCCAATCAGGTGCGTTCCGCGACAACCAACAGGTTGCTGAACGCGCCATGGACAGCAATGACCTGGAGCGTGAGCGCGGCATTACCATTCTCGCCAAGGCCACTTCGGTCGAGTGGGAAAACTACCGCGTCAATATCGTGGACACCCCCGGTCACGCCGATTTCGGTGGTGAGGTCGAGCGTATCCTGTCGATGGTAGATGGTGCGATCCTGCTCGTTGATGCTGCCGAAGGCCCACTGCCACAGACCAAATTCGTGGTCGGTAAAGCACTGGCACAGGGCATCCGTCCGATTGTCGTGATCAACAAGGTCGACCGTGGCGATGCCCGTCCTGACGAAGTGCTCGACGAGGTGTTTGATCTGTTCTCCGCTCTCGACGCCGATGAAGACCAGCTCGACTTCCCTTACCTGTTCGCGTCCGGTCGTGATGGCTGGGCCGATGACAGCCTCGAAGGCCCACGGGAGAACCTCGACGCGCTGTTCAAGCTGGTGACCAAGCACGTCCCGGCACCGAATGTTGACAAGAATGCGCCTTTCGCCCTGATCGGTACCCTGATGAGCTCCGATCCATATCTGGGTCGCCTGATCACCGGTCGGGTTGCCAGCGGCGTGCTGAAGCCGAACATGGCCGTGAAGGCCCTGAGCCGTGAAGGCGCGTTGATCGAAAACGGCCGCGTTGCCAAGATCCTTGCCTTCCGCAACCTCCAGCAACAGCCGGTTGATGAAGCGGAAGCTGGTGACATCGTCACCATCGCCGGTCTGCCCAAGGCTGGTGTTGCCGACACCATCTGCGATCCATCGGTGACCGAGGCCCTTTACGCCCAGCCGATCGACCCGCCAACCATGGCCATGACCTTTGCGGTCAATGACAGCCCGCTCGCCGGTACCGAGGGTGACAAGGTCACCAGCCGGGTGATCCGTGATCGCCTGATGCGTGAGGCCGAAGGCAATGTCGCGCTCCGCGTGACCGAAACCGATCAGAAGGATGCCTTTGAAGTTGCCGGTCGTGGCGAGCTGCAACTGGCCGTCCTGATCGAGACCATGCGCCGTGAGGGTTATGAGCTGTCAATCTCCCGTCCCCGCGTCCTGTTCAAGGAAGAGGACGGCCAGCGCATGGAGCCGGTCGAGGAAGTCATCATCGATGTGGATGAAGAGCATTCCGGGACCGTGGTCCAGAAGATCTCCGAGCGTAAGGGTGAGCTGCAGGAAATGCGCCCATCCGGCGGTGGCAAGCAGCGTCTGGTCTTCCACGCGCCATCACGCGGCCTGATCGGTTATCTGTCGGAGTTCCTCTCCGATACCCGTGGCACCGGCATCATGAACCGTCTCTTCCATGAGTATCAGCCTTATAAAGGCCCGATCGGCAGCCGCCATACCGGCGTTCTCGTCTCCAACGACAATGGCGAAGCCGTTGCCTATGCCCTCTGGAACCTTGAAGATCGCGGCCCGATGCTGATCGATCCAGGCGTCAAGGTCTATGAAGGCATGATCATCGGTGAACATACCCGTGGCAACGATCTCGATGTGAACGTGCTCAAGGGCAAGAAGCTGACCAACGTCCGTGCTTCCGGTACCGATGACGCGGTCCGCCTGACCCCGCCGAAGAAGCTGAGCCTCGAAGCTGCGCTCTCCTATATCAATGATGATGAGCTGGTTGAGGTAACGCCACAGACCATTCGTCTGCGCAAACGCTATCTGGACCCGAATGTCCGCAAGCGGATGTCAAAACAGATGGCGGAAGCCGGCTGA
- a CDS encoding alkyl hydroperoxide reductase produces MLTVGAQFPAFALKAVVATDPENAVITLTERSNPEKWKIIFFWPKDFTVVCPTEIVGFAALNHEFEARGAVLYGASIDSEAVHRAWREHHPDLTHLPFPMLSDIKRELSAALGILDADEGVSMRATYILDPDNRIRHVSVYDLNVGRNPAEVLRTLDALQTDEQCPCNWQRGDRTVSAA; encoded by the coding sequence ATGCTGACAGTGGGTGCACAGTTTCCGGCCTTCGCGCTGAAGGCGGTTGTGGCGACGGACCCGGAGAATGCGGTCATTACCCTGACCGAGCGCTCCAATCCCGAGAAATGGAAGATCATTTTCTTCTGGCCCAAGGATTTCACCGTGGTCTGTCCGACCGAGATTGTCGGTTTTGCCGCGCTGAATCATGAGTTCGAGGCGCGCGGGGCCGTACTCTATGGCGCGTCAATCGATAGTGAGGCGGTGCATCGGGCATGGCGTGAACATCACCCTGACCTGACCCACCTGCCATTTCCGATGCTCTCCGATATCAAACGCGAGTTGTCTGCCGCGCTTGGTATTCTGGATGCCGATGAGGGGGTCAGCATGCGCGCGACCTATATCCTCGATCCAGACAATCGCATCCGACATGTCTCGGTCTATGATCTGAATGTCGGGCGTAATCCGGCAGAGGTTCTGCGCACCCTCGATGCGCTGCAGACCGATGAGCAATGTCCCTGCAACTGGCAGCGCGGCGACCGGACGGTCTCAGCCGCCTGA
- a CDS encoding purine-nucleoside phosphorylase, whose product MPTSSPKVDEAAAFLDQRKPDNWSPRAALILGSGLSHIAAAMQDAVEIDYSDIPHFIRSGVEGHQGKLLMGWLGGSPIVCFQGRQHLYEGIAEGLEAIKVSLRAVRKLGVEILFITAAAGSLNRSMGPGNLMMVADHINMTGQNPLIGPNDSAIGPRFPNMHAAYDMDLRGWLLDIAIADGINLHEGVYVGLLGPNFETPAEIRMLQIIGGDAVGMSVVPECLVAHHCGMRVLACSAITNFAEGIGSKPPTHEETLEVANECSEALTRLLFGFFESLA is encoded by the coding sequence ATGCCCACCTCAAGCCCTAAAGTAGACGAAGCCGCAGCATTCCTCGATCAGCGGAAGCCGGATAACTGGAGCCCACGTGCTGCACTGATTCTGGGGTCGGGGTTAAGCCATATCGCAGCCGCCATGCAGGACGCGGTAGAGATCGATTATAGCGACATACCGCACTTCATCCGCTCCGGTGTTGAAGGCCATCAGGGCAAATTGCTCATGGGCTGGCTTGGTGGATCACCGATTGTCTGTTTTCAGGGCCGCCAGCATTTGTATGAAGGCATTGCCGAGGGGCTGGAGGCAATCAAGGTATCCCTTCGGGCCGTCCGCAAACTCGGGGTTGAAATCCTGTTCATCACCGCAGCAGCAGGCAGCCTTAACCGCTCCATGGGGCCGGGCAATCTGATGATGGTCGCCGACCACATCAACATGACCGGCCAGAACCCGCTGATAGGCCCCAATGACAGCGCCATCGGCCCGCGTTTTCCCAATATGCATGCTGCCTATGACATGGATTTGCGCGGCTGGCTGCTTGATATTGCCATTGCTGACGGCATCAATCTGCATGAGGGCGTGTATGTCGGGTTGCTGGGCCCGAATTTTGAAACCCCGGCCGAAATACGCATGCTGCAGATCATCGGTGGCGATGCGGTCGGCATGTCGGTGGTGCCGGAATGTCTGGTTGCCCATCATTGCGGCATGCGGGTTCTCGCCTGCTCGGCCATTACCAATTTTGCTGAAGGCATAGGGTCAAAACCACCGACCCATGAAGAAACCCTGGAAGTGGCCAATGAGTGCAGCGAAGCCCTGACCCGGCTGTTGTTCGGCTTTTTCGAGAGCCTTGCCTGA
- a CDS encoding histidine--tRNA ligase, producing the protein MSKQKIYRPRPVSGFPEWLPEQRLVEQRWMDHIRKAFESYGFCSIETPSVEELDVLLAKGEVDKEIYAIQRLQADEADKSESRLALHFDVTVPFARYVAQHFNDLDFPFKRYQMQRVWRGERPQDGRFREFYQCDIDVINVDHLPLHFDAEIPAAALECVAGLDIGPIRLHISNRKILDGYLAGLGIEDRVPVIRILDRFDKIGSDGVMAALTGELGMAEELARKAHALATIQTSDSSFGAQVRALGVEHETLEEGVSELEFVMDYLVREVPDADILADLSIARGFDYYTGTVYEGRFTELPGFGSVIAGGRYDDLAGSYINRRLPGVGISIGLTRIFGKMVADGMLKTGPKTPTQVLVALPSEERRELAAETAKTLRKRGMNVEMFHAATKIGKQIGYASKKGIPYVWFPPFEDGQPHEVKSMETGEQIAATPDSWTID; encoded by the coding sequence ATGAGCAAGCAAAAGATTTATCGCCCGCGCCCGGTCAGCGGCTTCCCCGAATGGCTCCCCGAACAGCGGCTGGTTGAACAGCGCTGGATGGACCATATCCGCAAGGCATTCGAGAGCTATGGTTTCTGCTCGATCGAGACCCCCTCGGTCGAAGAACTGGATGTCCTGCTCGCCAAGGGTGAGGTGGACAAGGAAATCTATGCCATCCAGCGCCTGCAGGCCGATGAGGCAGACAAGTCGGAATCCCGCCTCGCCCTGCACTTCGATGTGACCGTGCCGTTTGCCCGTTATGTGGCCCAGCACTTCAACGATCTCGACTTCCCGTTCAAGCGCTACCAGATGCAGCGCGTCTGGCGTGGTGAGCGCCCGCAGGACGGACGCTTCCGCGAGTTCTATCAATGCGATATCGACGTCATCAATGTCGACCACCTGCCCTTGCATTTTGACGCCGAGATTCCGGCTGCGGCACTGGAATGCGTTGCTGGTCTCGATATCGGCCCGATCCGACTGCATATCTCCAACCGCAAGATTCTGGACGGCTATCTTGCCGGTCTCGGCATTGAGGACCGGGTGCCGGTCATCCGCATTCTCGACCGTTTCGACAAGATTGGCAGCGACGGCGTCATGGCCGCCCTGACCGGCGAGCTCGGCATGGCTGAAGAGCTCGCCCGCAAGGCCCATGCTCTTGCCACCATCCAGACCAGCGACAGCAGCTTCGGCGCTCAGGTCCGTGCCCTCGGTGTCGAGCACGAGACGCTCGAGGAAGGGGTCAGCGAGCTGGAATTCGTGATGGATTATCTGGTCCGCGAAGTGCCGGATGCCGATATTCTGGCCGACCTCTCAATCGCCCGTGGCTTCGATTACTATACCGGCACGGTCTATGAAGGCCGGTTCACCGAATTGCCCGGCTTCGGCAGTGTCATCGCCGGTGGTCGCTATGATGATCTGGCGGGCAGCTATATCAATCGCCGCCTGCCGGGTGTTGGCATCTCCATCGGCCTGACCCGTATCTTCGGCAAGATGGTCGCTGACGGCATGCTGAAAACCGGCCCGAAAACCCCGACCCAGGTCCTGGTTGCCCTGCCGTCCGAGGAACGCCGGGAACTGGCAGCCGAAACCGCAAAAACATTGCGCAAGCGTGGTATGAATGTAGAAATGTTCCACGCAGCAACTAAAATCGGCAAACAGATCGGCTACGCATCCAAAAAGGGCATTCCTTATGTCTGGTTCCCGCCATTCGAAGATGGGCAACCGCATGAGGTCAAATCCATGGAGACCGGCGAGCAGATAGCCGCTACACCGGACAGCTGGACAATCGATTAA